The following coding sequences lie in one Carassius gibelio isolate Cgi1373 ecotype wild population from Czech Republic chromosome A17, carGib1.2-hapl.c, whole genome shotgun sequence genomic window:
- the tp53i3 gene encoding quinone oxidoreductase PIG3, with product MHEDRTSMRAVCVDESGKLDVKHIPRPEAKDGQLLIRVAATALNRADLLQKRGVYPPPPGESEILGLEASGVIADIGPGVKGRWILGSEVMALLGGGGYAEYVAVPEELVMPVPSPLTLYQAAALPEAWLTAYQLLHFIAKVKPNETVLIHAGASGIGTAAIQLVRLSRAIPIVTAGSPEKLKFAEQMGAATGINYKEEDFSEKIMQFTEGKGADIILDCVGGSFWEKNICSLAIDGRWVLYGMLGGKTADGDLLGKLLRKRGQLLCSLLRSRSLQYKAELVRSFTEQVLPHFQSTDPPLQPVIDSTFNMEDVEMAHQRMEANQNIGKIILKIGNS from the exons ATGCACGAAGACAGAACA TCAATGCGGGCAGTGTGTGTTGATGAATCAGGCAAACTGGATGTGAAACATATTCCTCGGCCTGAAGCCAAAGATGGGCAACTCCTCATCAGAGTCGCTGCAACCGCTTTAAACAGAGCGGACCTGCTTCAG AAAAGGGGTGTTTACCCTCCTCCTCCTGGAGAGAGTGAGATCTTGGGTCTGGAAGCCAGTGGTGTGATCGCTGACATCGGTCCTGGGGTCAAAGGGAGATGGATCCTGGGAAGTGAAGTAATGGCTTTACTTGGAGGAGGGGGCTATGCAGAATACGTAGCTGTTCCAGAAGAACTTGTCATGCCTGTCCCATCACCTCTCACTCTTTATCAAGCCGCAGCTCTTCCTGAGGCCTGGCTGACCGCCTACCAACTTTTGCACTTCATAG CCAAAGTGAAGCCGAATGAGACCGTATTGATTCATGCTGGAGCGAGTGGAATCGGTACTGCTGCCATTCAGCTGGTTCGCTTGAGTCGTGCGATTCCAATAGTAACGGCAGGGAGTCCTGAAAAGCTCAAATTTGCAGAGCAGATGGGAGCAGCTACAGGAATCAATTACAAAGAagaggatttttctgaaaaaataatgcAGTTTACTGAAG gcaagGGAGCTGATATAATTCTGGACTGTGTTGGTGGATCTTTTTGGGAGAAGAACATTTGTAGCCTTGCAATAGATGGGCGATGGGTGCTTTATGGCATGTTGGGAGGTAAAACAGCAGATGGGGACTTGCTTGGCAAGCTTTTGAGGAAGAGAGGCCAGCTCCTTTGCAGTCTCCTTAGATCCAGAAGTTTACAG TATAAAGCAGAGCTGGTCCGGAGTTTCACGGAGCAGGTTTTGCCGCACTTCCAGTCCACCGATCCTCCCTTGCAGCCTGTGATAGACAGCACATTCAACATGGAGGATGTTGAAATGGCTCATCAACGTATGGAGGCCAACCAAAATATTGgaaaaataattcttaaaattGGAAACTCTTGA
- the dnajc5gb gene encoding dnaJ (Hsp40) homolog, subfamily C, member 5 gamma b isoform X1, which yields MTDSSRPQRKLSRAGESLYQTLGLEKGASSEDIKKAYRKLALKYHPDKNPNNPEAADKFKEINNANTILNDETKRQIYDEYGSMGLYAADQFGEEGVKYYFLMSKCWFKALLGLGMIFTCCCCLCCCCCCCGKCAVSESEDNGHYVDPDVLEAEMSEEQNRGNDTVIIGQPIPSPAPGNSESSVIVGMPIPKNSDGDTSLLITPDVHEAHE from the exons ATGACAGATTCAAGCCGACCTCAACGCAAGCTTTCCCGAGCTGGAGAGAGTTTATACCAAACATTAGGCTTGGAGAAAGGAGCTTCATCTGAAGATATTAAGAAAGCATACAG GAAACTGGCACTGAAGTATCACCCAGACAAGAACCCCAACAACCCTGAAGCAGCGGACAAGTTTAAAGAGATCAACAATGCCAACACCATCCTCAACGACGAAACCAAACGACAGATCTACGACGAATATGGCTCCATGGGCCTCTACGCCGCGGACCAGTTCGGAGAGGAGGGCGTTAAATACTACTTCCTCATGTccaaatgctggtttaaa GCGCTCCTAGGATTGGGAATGATCTTCACATGTTGCTGCTGCTtatgctgctgttgctgctgttgtGGTAAATGTGCCGTTTCGGAGAGCGAAGACAATGGCCACTATGTGGATCCAGATGTGCTGGAGGCGGAGATGTCAGAGGAGCAGAACAGAG GCAATGACACAGTAATAATAGGACAGCCTATTCCCAGTCCTGCACCTGGAAATTCAG AAAGCTCTGTGATTGTAGGAATGCCTATTCCTAAAAACTCAG ATGGAGACACTTCTTTACTGATCACTCCAGATGTACACGAGGCGCATGAATAG
- the dnajc5gb gene encoding dnaJ (Hsp40) homolog, subfamily C, member 5 gamma b isoform X2, which produces MTDSSRPQRKLSRAGESLYQTLGLEKGASSEDIKKAYRKLALKYHPDKNPNNPEAADKFKEINNANTILNDETKRQIYDEYGSMGLYAADQFGEEGVKYYFLMSKCWFKALLGLGMIFTCCCCLCCCCCCCGKCAVSESEDNGHYVDPDVLEAEMSEEQNRGNDTVIIGQPIPSPAPGNSDGDTSLLITPDVHEAHE; this is translated from the exons ATGACAGATTCAAGCCGACCTCAACGCAAGCTTTCCCGAGCTGGAGAGAGTTTATACCAAACATTAGGCTTGGAGAAAGGAGCTTCATCTGAAGATATTAAGAAAGCATACAG GAAACTGGCACTGAAGTATCACCCAGACAAGAACCCCAACAACCCTGAAGCAGCGGACAAGTTTAAAGAGATCAACAATGCCAACACCATCCTCAACGACGAAACCAAACGACAGATCTACGACGAATATGGCTCCATGGGCCTCTACGCCGCGGACCAGTTCGGAGAGGAGGGCGTTAAATACTACTTCCTCATGTccaaatgctggtttaaa GCGCTCCTAGGATTGGGAATGATCTTCACATGTTGCTGCTGCTtatgctgctgttgctgctgttgtGGTAAATGTGCCGTTTCGGAGAGCGAAGACAATGGCCACTATGTGGATCCAGATGTGCTGGAGGCGGAGATGTCAGAGGAGCAGAACAGAG GCAATGACACAGTAATAATAGGACAGCCTATTCCCAGTCCTGCACCTGGAAATTCAG ATGGAGACACTTCTTTACTGATCACTCCAGATGTACACGAGGCGCATGAATAG